The following are from one region of the Nicotiana tomentosiformis chromosome 7, ASM39032v3, whole genome shotgun sequence genome:
- the LOC104110062 gene encoding sesquiterpene synthase 15b-like isoform X2, which produces MDGNAGEVANQVCPQTVVAEVTRRCGNHHPTVWGDHFLAYAHLSGANEWEKKQHEHLKEEVRKMLEMSPSKSLQTLDLINAIQCLGIAYHFEHEIEESLACIYSCYDQLNAEADETDLHLVALRFRVLRQHGYYVSSHVFRKFTDDQGNYNKALVSDVQGLLSLYEATQFRVHNEEILDEAVNFTTTHLKLLLLTLSNSFAMKISNALKYPINYTMVTVATRKYLSFYQEDKAHDDVLLNFAKLDYNILQKMHKSELCDITRESKKEEIYQVSNVT; this is translated from the exons ATGGATGGTAATGCTGGAGAAGTAGCTAATCAAGTGTGTCCTCAAACTGTTGTGGCAGAGGTTACACGGCGCTGTGGCAATCACCATCCTACTGTTTGGGGAGACCATTTTCTTGCCTATGCTCATCTCTCG GGAGCCAATGAATGGGAAAAGAAACAGCATGAACACCTAAAAGAAGAAGTGCGAAAAATGCTAGAGATGTCTCCTTCAAAATCTTTGCAAACTCTTGACCTGATCAACGCAATCCAATGTCTTGGAATAGCGTACCATTTTGAACATGAGATTGAGGAGTCATTGGCCTGTATCTACAGTTGTTATGACCAATTGAATGCTGAAGCTGATGAGACTGACCTCCATCTTGTTGCTCTGCGGTTTCGAGTACTTAGGCAACACGGTTATTATGTCTCATCTC ATGTTTTTAGGAAGTTCACTGATGACCAAGGAAATTACAACAAAGCATTGGTTAGCGACGTGCAAGGATTGTTGAGCCTGTATGAGGCAACACAATTCAGAGTACACAATGAAGAAATACTGGACGAAGCAGTTAATTTCACCACCACTCATTTAAAGCTATTGTTGCTTACATTGAGCAATTCTTTCGCGATGAAAATCAGCAATGCACTAAAGTATCCAATCAACTATACTATGGTGACAGTAGCAACGAGGAAATACCTATCGTTTTACCAAGAAGATAAAGCACATGATGATGTGTTGCTAAATTTTGCAAAATTGGACTACAACATATTGCAGAAGATGCATAAAAGTGAGCTATGTGATATCACAAG AGAGAGCAAGAAGGAGGAGATATATCAAGTGTCGAATGTTACATGA
- the LOC104110062 gene encoding sesquiterpene synthase 15b-like isoform X1 — MDGNAGEVANQVCPQTVVAEVTRRCGNHHPTVWGDHFLAYAHLSGANEWEKKQHEHLKEEVRKMLEMSPSKSLQTLDLINAIQCLGIAYHFEHEIEESLACIYSCYDQLNAEADETDLHLVALRFRVLRQHGYYVSSHVFRKFTDDQGNYNKALVSDVQGLLSLYEATQFRVHNEEILDEAVNFTTTHLKLLLLTLSNSFAMKISNALKYPINYTMVTVATRKYLSFYQEDKAHDDVLLNFAKLDYNILQKMHKSELCDITRWWKELDFAKALPFTRDRVVELYFWSLSM; from the exons ATGGATGGTAATGCTGGAGAAGTAGCTAATCAAGTGTGTCCTCAAACTGTTGTGGCAGAGGTTACACGGCGCTGTGGCAATCACCATCCTACTGTTTGGGGAGACCATTTTCTTGCCTATGCTCATCTCTCG GGAGCCAATGAATGGGAAAAGAAACAGCATGAACACCTAAAAGAAGAAGTGCGAAAAATGCTAGAGATGTCTCCTTCAAAATCTTTGCAAACTCTTGACCTGATCAACGCAATCCAATGTCTTGGAATAGCGTACCATTTTGAACATGAGATTGAGGAGTCATTGGCCTGTATCTACAGTTGTTATGACCAATTGAATGCTGAAGCTGATGAGACTGACCTCCATCTTGTTGCTCTGCGGTTTCGAGTACTTAGGCAACACGGTTATTATGTCTCATCTC ATGTTTTTAGGAAGTTCACTGATGACCAAGGAAATTACAACAAAGCATTGGTTAGCGACGTGCAAGGATTGTTGAGCCTGTATGAGGCAACACAATTCAGAGTACACAATGAAGAAATACTGGACGAAGCAGTTAATTTCACCACCACTCATTTAAAGCTATTGTTGCTTACATTGAGCAATTCTTTCGCGATGAAAATCAGCAATGCACTAAAGTATCCAATCAACTATACTATGGTGACAGTAGCAACGAGGAAATACCTATCGTTTTACCAAGAAGATAAAGCACATGATGATGTGTTGCTAAATTTTGCAAAATTGGACTACAACATATTGCAGAAGATGCATAAAAGTGAGCTATGTGATATCACAAG GTGGTGGAAAGAATTGGACTTCGCGAAAGCATTACCTTTTACAAGAGACAGAGTAGTTGAGTTGTACTTCTGGTCTTTGAGTATGTAA